In the genome of Pseudomonas fluorescens, the window CAACCAGTGTTGGGCAAGGGTTTCACCGGCCAGTCGAATGGCAGTGATCCGGCCATTTTCGATTCGCACGCGCTTGCCAATGGCCCGTCGAGGGTCGTCGTAAGCCAGCACCGGGCCGTCATCGAGCGCCAGGTTTTTATCGATTTCGCTTAGCAGCTCTGCCGAAGGTGCTGAAGTATTGGCAGCCCGTACAAGCAGGGCAGGGCGCTCGCGACCAACAAGGCTGAGGCTGACGTAGGAAAACGCCTCACAGAGCGGTCGTAGCGCCTCAAAATGCCGTTGAACATCGCCCTCGATCAGTGCGAACAGTTTCCAGGGCAAATCCACCGGATCCAGGCGAACACCGCTGTGTTTGAGTTCGGGCTGTTTCGACAAAGGATCGAATGCGGGCAGGGTGAGACTGTTCACCCCGCCCTTGAGAAAACGGTCACCCCAATGCATCGGCAAAAAGGCCTGGCCCGGGCGCACGCTGTCATCGCTGGCAACCGCGACGACGACTGCGCCGCGGCGGCTTTTCAGGCTGACCAGATCCCCCGGCTGCAGGCGATGGCGACGCAGTTCGTACGGGTGCAGGCTCAACTCCGCTTCGCTGACATGGCCGAACAGCTGCGCGGCGGTGCCGGTGCGGCTCATGCCGTGCCATTGATCGCGCAGGCGGCCGGTGATCAGGGTTAGCGGGAAGCGTGCATCGCGTTGCTCTTTGGCGGCGCGGTATGGATCGGCCACGAACTGTGCGCGCCCATTGGCAGTGGCAAATTTCCCGTCGACGTAAAGCCGTGCCGTGCCTTCAATGGCACCCGCCGGGAAGGGCCACTGCTGCGGGCCGAGACGATCGATCAGTGCATGGCTGATACCGGACAGATCCAGATCGCGACCTTGAGTCAGTTGTTTGTATTCGTCAAAGACCTGAGCGGGATTATCAAATTCAAACAGGCTGGTTTGGCCGGGACGCAGGTGTTTTTCCAGGCGTTGTGCGAAATCTACGGTGATTGCCCAGTCCGGCCGCGCCTCACCCGGTGCGACGATTGCCTGGCGTACGTGGGAAATGCGCCGCTCGGAGTTGGTCACGCAACCTTCCTTTTCCCCCCAACTGGCGGCGGGCAGCAGAAGGTCGGCGAATTTCGCGGTCTCAGTGGTGCTGAAGGCTTCCTGCAACACCACGAACGGGCAGGCTTGCAAGGCTGCGCGCACGGCCGTCTGGTCCGGCATGGATTGCGCGGGGTTGGTACAGGCGATCCACAACGCCTTGATCTTGCCGTTGCGCACTTGCTCGAACAGTTCGATCGCGGTGAGCCCGGGATTTTCCGGCAGTTGCTCGACGCCCCAGTAGGATGCCACTTGCGCACGGTGTTGCGGATTGGCGGCGTCACGGTGGCCGGGCAGCAGGTTGGACAAACTGCCGGTTTCCCGCCCGCCCATGGCATTTGGCTGACCGGTGAGGGAGAAAGGTCCGGCACCGGGACGACCGATCTGCCCGGTGGCCAGGTGCAGATTGATCAGTGCACTGTTTTTCGCGCTGCCGGCGGTGGACTGGTTAAGCCCCATGCACCACAGCGACAGAAAGCTCGGTGATGTGCCGATCCACTCGGCACATTGCTGCAATTGCCCGAGGCTGATTCCGCAGAGCTGCGAAACCATTTGCGGCGTGTAGTCACGCACCAGGTTTTTCAGCTCGGCCAGGCCTTCGGTGTGGTCCCGGATGAAGTCACGATCGATCCAGTCTTCCCACAGCAGCAGATGCAAAATCCCATGGAACAGGGCGACATCGGTGCCCGGCAAGATCGGCAGGTGCAGGTCTGCCAGATCGCAGGTATCTGTACGACGTGGGTCAATGACGATGACCTTCATCTGCGGCCGGCGGGATTTGGCTGCTTCCAGCCGGCGAAACAGCACCGGGTGGGCGTAGGCCATGTTGCTGCCGACGATCATCACGCAATCGCTCAGCTCCAGGTCTTCGTAGCTGCAGGGCGGGGCGTCGGCACCCAGGCTGCGCTTGTAGCCGACCACCGCCGAGGACATGCACAGGCGCGAATTGCTGTCGATGTTGTTGGTACCTACCAAGGCACGTGCCAACTTGTTGAAGGCGTAGTAGTCCTCGGTCAACAGTTGCCCGGAAATGTAGAACGCGACGCTGTCCGGGCCATGTTCGGCAATGGTCGCGGCAAACACGCTGGTGGCGTGATCGAGGGCGGTATCCCAGTCGGTGCGGTGGCGGGCCAGGCCTTTGCCGAGGCGCAGTTCGGGGTACAGCGCCCGCGCCGTCAAGTCGCCGGTCAGGTGCAGGGTCGAGCCCTTGCTGCACAGTTTGCCGAAATTGGCCGGGTGCGTCGGATCGCCGCTGACGCCGAGGATGCGTGAACCGTCGTGCTCGATCAGCACGCCGCAGCCGACCCCGCAGTAACAGCAGGTGGATGCAGTGATCTGGCGGTCCATCAGCCTGCATCCCGCAGGGCCAGCATCACCCGGCCATTTTCCACCCGGGCGAGATGGTGATGGGCACAGCCGATGTCCGGAGCCAGGGCTTCGCCGCTTTGCAGGTCGATTTGCCAGTTGTGCAACGGGCAGGCCACCCGCTTGCCGTAGACCAGGCCTTGGGACAACGGGCCGCCCTTGTGCGGGCAGCGGTCGTCAAGGGCGAACACTTCGTCGTCGCTGGTACGAAAAATCGCGATGTCTCCCTTTGGCCCGGCGATGATCCGTGAGCCCAGGGCATTGATCTCTTCCAGTGCGCAGATATCCAGCCAGTTCATGCCAGCACCTCCAGGTTTTTCACGGGGATGACGTCGAATTCTTTTTTCAGCTGGGGCTGTTCCAGGCGCTCCTTCCACGGGTCCTGTTCGAACGACAGGGAAAATTGCAGGCGATCGTTGAGCGCCTTGCGCCGGTCCGGATCTTCCAGCACGGCTTTCTTGATGTGTTCCATGCCGACCCGTTGCAGGTAGTGCACGGTGCGTTCGAGGTAGAAGGCTTCTTCGCGATAGAGCTGCAGGAATGCACCGTTGTATTCGCGCACTTCTTCGGCGGTCTTCAGCTTGACGAAGAACTCCGCGACTTCGGTCTTGATCCCGCCGTTGCCACCGATGTACATCTCCCAGCCGGAGTCCACACCGATAATTCCCACATCCTTGATACCGGCTTCCGAGCAGTTGCGCGGGCAACCGGAGACAGCCAGCTTCACCTTGTGCGGCGACCACATGTTGAACAGGTCATGTTCCAGTTCAATGCCCAGTTGTGTGGAGTTCTGGGTGCCAAAGCGGCAGAACTCGCTGCCTACACAGGTTTTCACCGTGCGGATGGATTTGCCATAGGCGTGGCCGGACGGCATGTCCAGGTCTTTCCACACCCCCGGCAGGTCTTGCTTGCGAATGCCCAGCAAGTCGATGCGCTGGCCACCGGTGACCTTGACCATCGGCACGTTGTACTTGTCGGCGACGTCGGCAATGCGCCGCAGCTCTGAAGGATTGGTCACACCGCCCCACATCCGCGGGACTACCGAGTAGGTGCCGTCCTTCTGAATGTTGGCGTGGGCGCGTTCGTTGATCAGGCGCGATTGCGGATCATCCTTGGCTTCCCCTGGCCAGGTGGAAATCAGGTAGTAGTTGAGCGCCGGCCGGCAGGTAGCGCAGCCGTTGGGTGTGCGCCAGTTCAGGTAGCTCATGGTGCCGGCGATGGTCAGCAGGTGCTGCTCGCGGATGGCCTGGCGGATTTGCCCGTGGTTGAGGTCGCTGCAGCCGCAGATGGCCTTTTCGCTTTTCGGTTTGACGTCCGCCGCGCCGCCCACGGTGTTGATCAGGATCTGTTCGACGAGGCCGGCGCAGGAACCGCAGGAGCTGGCAGCCTTGGTGTGTTTCTTGACGTCGTCGACACTGAACAGCCCGTGTTCCTGAATGGCCTTGACGATGGTGCCCTTGCACACGCCGTTGCAGCCGCAGACTTCGGCCGTGTCGGCCATGCTCATGGCTTTGTCCTGGCCTTGATGTCCTACGTCGCCTAAAGCGTTTTCGCCAAACATCAAGTGATCGCGGATCTCACCGATGGCGTGATTTTCACGGATCTGCCGGAAATACCAGCCGCCGTCTGCCGTATCGCCGTACAGGCAGGCACCGACCAGCACGTCATCCTTGATCACCAGTTTCTTGTAGACCCCGCCAATCGGGTCCGAGAGGGTGATGGTCTCGGTGCCTTCACCGCCCATGAAGTCGCCGGCGGAGAACAGGTCGATGCCGGTAACCTTCAATTTGGTCGAGGTCACCGACCCCTTGTAGGTGGCAAAACCCAGTTGGGCCAGGTGGTTGGCGCAGACCTTGGCCTGTTCGAACAGCGGCGCCACCAAGCCATAGGCGATGCCGCGGTGGCTGGCACACTCGCCGATCGCATAGATCCGTGGGTCGTAGGTTTGCAGTGTGTCGTTGACCAGAATCCCGCGGCTGCACGGAATGCCGGATTTCTCCGCCAGTTCGGTATTGGGGCGAATGCCGGCGGCCATCACCACCAGGTCGGCGGGGATGATGTCGCCGTTCTTGAATTGCACCGAACCGACCCGGCCGTTACCAGCGTCGTGCAAGGCCTGGGTCTGCTCGCACAGGCGAAAGT includes:
- the nirD gene encoding nitrite reductase small subunit NirD, which translates into the protein MNWLDICALEEINALGSRIIAGPKGDIAIFRTSDDEVFALDDRCPHKGGPLSQGLVYGKRVACPLHNWQIDLQSGEALAPDIGCAHHHLARVENGRVMLALRDAG
- a CDS encoding molybdopterin-dependent oxidoreductase, encoding MDRQITASTCCYCGVGCGVLIEHDGSRILGVSGDPTHPANFGKLCSKGSTLHLTGDLTARALYPELRLGKGLARHRTDWDTALDHATSVFAATIAEHGPDSVAFYISGQLLTEDYYAFNKLARALVGTNNIDSNSRLCMSSAVVGYKRSLGADAPPCSYEDLELSDCVMIVGSNMAYAHPVLFRRLEAAKSRRPQMKVIVIDPRRTDTCDLADLHLPILPGTDVALFHGILHLLLWEDWIDRDFIRDHTEGLAELKNLVRDYTPQMVSQLCGISLGQLQQCAEWIGTSPSFLSLWCMGLNQSTAGSAKNSALINLHLATGQIGRPGAGPFSLTGQPNAMGGRETGSLSNLLPGHRDAANPQHRAQVASYWGVEQLPENPGLTAIELFEQVRNGKIKALWIACTNPAQSMPDQTAVRAALQACPFVVLQEAFSTTETAKFADLLLPAASWGEKEGCVTNSERRISHVRQAIVAPGEARPDWAITVDFAQRLEKHLRPGQTSLFEFDNPAQVFDEYKQLTQGRDLDLSGISHALIDRLGPQQWPFPAGAIEGTARLYVDGKFATANGRAQFVADPYRAAKEQRDARFPLTLITGRLRDQWHGMSRTGTAAQLFGHVSEAELSLHPYELRRHRLQPGDLVSLKSRRGAVVVAVASDDSVRPGQAFLPMHWGDRFLKGGVNSLTLPAFDPLSKQPELKHSGVRLDPVDLPWKLFALIEGDVQRHFEALRPLCEAFSYVSLSLVGRERPALLVRAANTSAPSAELLSEIDKNLALDDGPVLAYDDPRRAIGKRVRIENGRITAIRLAGETLAQHWLQGLWLEGRADQQLRRWLLAPLSAPPGNLDAPVNANKILCNCKNVGQNAICAGISRGLDLQGLKQELGCGTQCGSCVPEIKRLLAATAQPVTVFS
- the nirB gene encoding nitrite reductase large subunit NirB; protein product: MKKLKLVMIGNGMAGVRTLEELLKLSTELYDITVFGAEPHTNYNRILLSPVLAGEQTFEEIVLNDLDWYLENNIKLLLNRKVVEIDRVKRRVIAEDGSEAEYDRLLIATGSTPFILPIPGNTLEGVIGYRDIADTQAMIDTAKTHRHAVVIGGGLLGLEAANGLMLRGMHVTVVHIGEWLLERQLDKTSGQLLQSALESRGLHFRLCEQTQALHDAGNGRVGSVQFKNGDIIPADLVVMAAGIRPNTELAEKSGIPCSRGILVNDTLQTYDPRIYAIGECASHRGIAYGLVAPLFEQAKVCANHLAQLGFATYKGSVTSTKLKVTGIDLFSAGDFMGGEGTETITLSDPIGGVYKKLVIKDDVLVGACLYGDTADGGWYFRQIRENHAIGEIRDHLMFGENALGDVGHQGQDKAMSMADTAEVCGCNGVCKGTIVKAIQEHGLFSVDDVKKHTKAASSCGSCAGLVEQILINTVGGAADVKPKSEKAICGCSDLNHGQIRQAIREQHLLTIAGTMSYLNWRTPNGCATCRPALNYYLISTWPGEAKDDPQSRLINERAHANIQKDGTYSVVPRMWGGVTNPSELRRIADVADKYNVPMVKVTGGQRIDLLGIRKQDLPGVWKDLDMPSGHAYGKSIRTVKTCVGSEFCRFGTQNSTQLGIELEHDLFNMWSPHKVKLAVSGCPRNCSEAGIKDVGIIGVDSGWEMYIGGNGGIKTEVAEFFVKLKTAEEVREYNGAFLQLYREEAFYLERTVHYLQRVGMEHIKKAVLEDPDRRKALNDRLQFSLSFEQDPWKERLEQPQLKKEFDVIPVKNLEVLA